In the genome of Drosophila kikkawai strain 14028-0561.14 chromosome 2R, DkikHiC1v2, whole genome shotgun sequence, the window taataataatcatataTTTATGGCTCATAAACGAAATGTTCAATTCATTTGATGGCGTTTAATGCCGGCAATTACATCCGGAAACGTTGCCGGAGAGACCCAAAGGCAAAAGGCGCCGCACTCTAAGAGGTTGGGTGCTTAAAAGAGATATTTGTATACTTGGCTGGGATTTTTCAATCACATATAGTTAAGGTGTGGTCCGGGAAAgctaattacatttttatcttTATGGTTTTTCTAGTTTGATATGCAAAAGAGGTGTAAGATTGGTGTATCTAAAGTGGTCTTAGGCTATCTTATAAAGATATTCTTGCTTATTTTTATAGGTTTAGTAAGTGGAGATTATGGAAGAGATTATTCTAAAGGCTCTTAATGTTTAATTTCTAAAGATATTAATATGAGATTGCTATATTAAAGTTTAGGTTCCCCAGGTTTCTTTTAAAAGAAACCTTTAAACCAGCCAACTGATCCATTTTTTCCCTCTTCAGATACAATTAAATGGCCCAAAAGATACTGCCAGATACTCCCAACCAAAGATACTCTATCCAAGCCATGTGTAGGAGCAGTTAGAAATCTTGTTAGTCTCAGCTCAGCTCTTTTGAGCCTGGCGCCCGTGTTGACCAACTCAATTAGCCGGGCATTGAGAGCAGTTAGCAGCCGAGGAGGAGTTGGTAGGTGCAAATCGATGGCCAAACAAAGGCGCAAGCAGCTGGGCAATTAGCGGGCAGCAAATTGTACGGACTCACGTTGCCCTAACTCCGGATACTGGATACTTAATATAGAATGCAGAACTCTGCTGTTAAAGACAATCAATTACAATGGGTTAACAAAGCGCGGCTCAAATATTTGGTCAGTGCTAAGCGCCAGCGGGTTGGAGAGGAAGGGGTTAAGGCCGAGCCGATCAAATGCGTTGagtcaacacacacacaggcagcGGCATTGACGTCTCCGACTTGAAGGAGGAGACGAtcatgatgatggtgatgatgatgatgccggTCTCCAGCCTTATATGTTGGCGTTGACTTCTGCTGAAAATCCGAGTACATTTGAATGTTTGTTTAGGCTCTGGGAGCGATCTCAGTGAGCTCTCCGAGTTGGCAGCCCATAAGAGTTATCCATGAGATACAGCTCCTCGCACTCATGAGATACTTGCTGCCCATGCCATTGGTAGCGCCGCCGCAAACGGGAGAGTCCCGACTTTGGAGCGCCTGTCTGTTGGCCATAATTGAGTGCACTTTCCACGGAACTCTGGCAGGCAGCGATTATGAAATGCCAACAGCTCTGGCACAGCTTCAGTTTCAGCTAGAGCTTcatctccaactccaactcccaGCCATGTTCCTCCACTGACAACCCTCTGGACTCTCTGGCAAATGGCGAACATCAGGCGCTCGTAATCGTTACGTTTAAGTACTCGCATTTTCCGTATTTCATCTGCCATTTGATGCCCTGCACAGCCCAGCAGCACAAATCTCGTAAATCAATTGATAAAGCGAAGCGGAAACAAGTGGCAGCCTCAATTGCGTTGGGCCAAATAAATCTGCCGTCGCCCATTTCCCAGTTTTTAGTAGATCTTCTCGAGGAGAGAGCGGGGGGAGCGGCGGCAATTAAGGCGACAAAACTGCAAAGCGGCGAGCACCACCCAAAAAGCGCAATTAGCGATCAGTTGGGGTGCCCATTGTGGGGGGGGAGGGCTGCCTCCAGTGGCAGACACGTGTCCGGAGGACACTGAATTGGAGCAGTGAGGGAGAGGGAATCATACATCCATCGTAGGTTCTTGAGGAGCCAGTGCACGGGGAGAAAGAAAATTAGTTTTAGTTAAAATAAAGATTCTTTTGTAATAAgaaagttatttttaatatatatcatattAATATGAAAACTGCTTTATCTACAAAGAAGCATTTTAGAAATGTCTAAAAGtttctattaaataaaaactacaactttgtatttttaactgaaattaCACCAAtaattctaatattttttcaccgTGCAGATTGTGtagtttgtattttgtatttgtagtCAACGTCAAAGGGGCATAAATCACGTTCCCTATGGAAATGGCAAAAGAATCGGGGGATGGAACGATGGAAGGGGTATGGGGTTGGGGTTGGGGATgaggacgaggatgaggatcGGGTTAAGAGGGGAAGCTGCGCCCACACAgacgatgatgacgacgacgacgacgacgactgacTTATGGAGTCGGCATATGtgtttttgtggctttttaaTAGCTCGCTCGATGGATCGTCGCTCACTGCCCCTCAACTCCGTCTCCTTTTATATGCCCcaacatcagcatcagcatatgtatctgcatctgcatcagCATCCCCCTAACTAAATACCCCTTACATTGTATGCGCAATTGAAATTCCATTCCCTTGAGCTGTCTGAAAGTGAAATTTAGTGTGTCACTTGGCAATTTCTGCTAATTAGAAGTGTTGAAAGTGTTTGCTTTGATATCGAAACGAAAACTAAACAAGAAAAAGTCGATTAATAGCTGAGATACCCTGCCAGGGATATAATTTGCATCTTATATCTAGTTGACCCCGCTTGATATCTCTATATAATAATACTAGCTCCTCGATAATCGATCGATGTGTGGCTTATATGTaatttgcctttgccttttgtGGTCCCAACAACACCTATTAGCTGGCAAATTACTCACACATTGCTCACACGCTAGCTGCTAGCTCTGGCCAGGTAATCAATTACCTGGTGACCCCTCAGTCAGCGTTACCAAACAGATTGATATGGGGGATTCGTGGTGCGGTGAGGAGAAAATCAATGAATCAATATAGTTATTGAAAATGATTCATAGGAATTAAGTTAGGGCTTAAAAAAGGGGTTTATTGTTAAAGGGTTAATTGAAGTTAGGAGAGAAAAGTATAAACTTCTAGGGAAAAGAGTTAAGAACTAAGAACTAGTAAGTAAAACAACGAAATGTTTCCTTATattcaatttataattatcttattgtattttattaaacattttacatTATGTTCATGACCAACTTTGCacagaaaaataagaatattataaaataactcTAAAGCTATTGCAAGCCGAAGTTTTTATTCCCTTGTAGTTTGCTTTTAGATCAAGAAAATTGCTCATAACTTGGCCAAAATGCCATTAATTTCAAATCGGAAAGCATTcctatgttagtttttattagtttaataAACCTGCATACATTTTAGAAAATCGaaattttatcaatttttgaaaattttaatgatgtaaccccttatcgaatttcgaaaaaatcgaagaaaaaaaaaattctattttttcttctaGAAAGACTCTCctgtttatgctgatcaagaatatatatgatatatagggtcagaaatgactccttcaccaTATTTTAGgcttttgactaaaattagaataccctgtaagggtaattaaaaataatattatttgctTCAAACAGTTTCaaagtttcttttaaatattataaaaccaaGACTATTATGGACAGAAATAATTCTTTAAATGTGTTATAACGTTTCAGAAAAGCATTGAACACATTATTTGAAACACTTGACCTTCATataaccataaaaaataattttttttaatatttccccTTCAAAAAATCCTACAAAatcttagaaaaatatttccccAGCTGATATACCCTCCTGCAAGATATAGAGTATCCCATAAATAATCTCCATTTGATTTCCGCTTTCATTTAATTCGATTTGCAGACAGACAGCCCGAAGGCGAGACAGATTGCAGCAATGGCTAATGGGCTCAATTGTCTAATTGGTTCATTACGTGCACAAATGGATTTGCGCCTCTATAATACGCTCGAGTTGAGTCCAAAACCAAATCCAGACACCCGCTGAAACTCCGCGAGACATGCAAACGGATTTCGGATTTGAAGCCATGCAATTAGCGTTTGGCATCAATTCATATTCAAACACACTCGGCACACACAGCCCACAGGCAGAGGCACACACATCATCGCTTGCCAGTTAATGTCAGCTGCCCATCTCATTGCATTTTCGCATTTTTcgcttatttttttgcatttattttcagcaaattaaCGCCGCTCGGCGAGATCTGTGCCAATAAATCATTCCCCGCAGTCACTCAGTCAGTCTTTTTGTCTCTCagattatatttgtttatagaGCCCGTGCCCCATGCCCGTGCCTTTAATTAAACGGAATGGAATCGAAGATCCAAGTTGTTGCCGTCACTCAGATTCTGTAAATCGTAGGAATGTGTGATTGTGCAATTAGCGGCGGCATCGGCGGCACCCTCGGTGACAAGGCCACATTTACATGATTTAAAGTTGCAGCAATCCTTTGATCTACGCCACCCCTTtggctttaaataaaaaccaccttttgtttaattttccataattgtttttattttttcttcgtgtttttttcttagttctttttgttttcttttcatttatgttgaactttttgctttagCACATGGTTTTCACAAGAACATCTTTGTTATTAATTCTGTCTTAGGTGCATTTCTTTCTCCTCTCAGCTTACAAACTAAAAATACTCTTTCATAGCTTTAAacttaaactatattttaggCTAGAGGAAACTGTTGTTAAGTTACTTAATTTACAAAGCATTATGTCTatagatatatagatttttgtaGTGTAGGAATAATAAATGTGAGAAAGTCGACgaagctgttttttttttagagtgcAACAAGCCTAGAAGTTGGTTAATAATACTCTCTAAATAAATACGCCAACAACTCGCTACGtttacttaaaattaataataattattaatgtttatatatgtacaatatGCGCTACAATTATATCACATGAAAAACCATTTTGTACGCCGCCCCCTATCGATTTTTATTGCACGCCCCTGGAGATCCCTGGAGATCTCGTTAGCCTCCCTCTGCTTAGGGTATCTGGCCATTCATCCGcatctccagctcctcctcctccttggtcAGCGGCACGGTGGTGTGATTGTACAGCCCCTGGGCCATCAGCTGCAGGGCCAGGGGATTCTTGGAGCCCGTGGATTTCTTGATCTTGGCCCGCTTGTTCTGGAACCAGATCTTGATCTGAGCCTCATTCAGGCCCAATTCAGAGCTTAGCTGCTGGCGACGGCGCTCGGTTAGATAGCGATTCTCGTTGAACTCCCGCTGTAAATAGAGAAGAGCAGAGAGTTACGGATGAGTTTTGGATGGATAGATAGAGATTCAGGTAAGTCAAATCAATTATTTGCGGTTTTTGGGACGAGGCCAGGCGTGGCTAATTGGTTAAGTACGGACTGGGACTGGACAGGATGCGGTTGTCAGGGGATGCCTTCAACAGCGGGCGGTCCGTAAATATTTTGGTTCGAATATGACACAACAAGGAGGCATCTTTTGGTGCCAAATTGACACAACAAGGAGGCATATATTTATGGAATGTTAAGGATATGGAAACTCACCTTGAGGCGGGCCAACTGTTCGCTGGAGAAGGCGGTTCTGGGTCGCTTCTCATCGTTGGTCTTATCCTTTGGCTGTTTGGGGCGGCGGTAGCGGGGTCCTGTAAGCGAgaaagggaaaaataaaggTTAGTCTCTCCAAAACTATTTGCATAAATGAGCCACATAtactattaataatattaatgatttaattaGCATATATGTCTGGCCTGAAATTCCTCAGCCTTAGCTCCCTTTTTTTCTCTAAATATTCCATATATTCCACATATACTTTGCGTGCTAGGAGGGAAGTGTTCAATTTGTCAGCTgtcagcagcaaaaaaaaaaaaaaatatatataaaaagagagGAGAAGGGAAGCTAGGAGAAGTGAGGGGCAGCCAAAAGAAGTCTTCTAACGAACCTAAGGTCGGGCATATTTTAGTCAAATGATTTTCCAGCCGAGCAAGTCTCTAATTAGTGACCAAGTCGCAGTCTCCTTCTAATTGGCAAGACTCTCTAGTCTGGCCACTAAAAGTGCTTATTAGATTTCCACACattgtaaattataatttaattaaagtggCAAGTGGTAAGTGGAGATCGTTTGATTAATTTCTAGCCTCGGAGTGGAGCCTATCAACGCCTCGATTATGGCTTTGACTATCGATTGCATCGAcaccaaattaaaaaaccattGAAAGCCATAAAAAAGCACTTAACTTGTCAATTAACACAAAGACTTGAGAAGGAAAACCGAGGGAATAAAAGGAAATCTGGGAAAGCAAAGTAAGAAAAACTCTTTCTCCCGATTTTCCCGGGGTTTTCCCCTAGTTTTTGTTCCCCCTTTGGCTGGCCCTGTCAATCGTCAGCGCATTTTATGGTCGCTTCTGCTTCTGGCGTGTGTGCGTGACCTGTGACCTTCGGCTGCCAGGGAACCTACTCCCACTCCTAGTGGCCTGTCGGCGATAAGCAAACGCTGCCGCTGGCTGTGCCCTGGCCCTACATGTTGTCACATAAAGTGTCGCTCTTCAAAAGGAGCGCAACGCTGCGTGAGGCCCCGAAAGAAGTCGGACTTGGAATCggaattgaaatgaaatgtaGACTCATTGCCATTGTACCCGCGTGTCTCCTAATTGTTTCAGTGTCCTTGGGATTTATGACACAAAACAAAGCCGGCTTGAAAGGAGGACGCCGCCAACTATTACGCTTCCCCCAGGGGTGGTCCCCagatcatattttttttagggaaTATTCTCTTTTTCGAGATATTGAGTACTAACCTGAGCTGGGACGATCGCTGTAGCGGGTGCAGTACACCCAGGCGGGCCACATCTCGTTCTTGCCGCCCTCCGTGGTGGTAGAGCCCGTCTCCGAGCGTGTGTCATCCGAGGACTCCATGCCGGAATCCCTGCTCACCGCCGATGGTGGAGGAATGGGTTGGGGCTGCGGGCTACTGGCATTGGCTGCGGATCCATTTACTCCTAGGCGGCTGCTGGGCGAGGAGTTCAGCGAGCTGGCCGCCGAGGAGCAACCCGACGACGAGGATGAGCTCGAACTGGTGGCCGTGGAGGAGGTGCTGCTGATCGTAGAGGCATTCGAGGCAGGCGGCGGACTGGCCAGGCTGCTGGCACTGCTGCTCAGCGGCACCTGTGTCATGGTCGGAGCCGCAGGTTGTCCAATCTGAGAGACGGCCTTGCACAGCGATCCCAGGGCAGACTTTTCCGGATTACTGTCGCTCATCTTGGAGCCCATGGGAGGCGGGATCACAGAGTTGGCTGCATTCCGGCGCAGGCGACTCTGGACGATCTCCTCATGAATCCGGGGATAGGCGGCGGGATTGAAGCAGTTGAGGAAGTTGGCCCGCTCCAGCATCAtggctgctgtggctgctgcggcggctgcctgctgctgccggctgAATTCGAGGAGATCCACTCGGGTGAAGGCAGAGGGCGTGGCTGTCTGGGAGCGACTTGCCGGCTCGAAGGGCCGGAAGATGCCGGCCTGGTTCTCCTGCTTGCCGGGTGATGTCTTCTGGCCATCGCCGAAGCGATCGCTGAGGATGTTGGAGATGGAGAAGGCCAGCGAGGGCTTGGCCGTGGACTGTTGCTGGTGGGCGGGCGGCGGCAGGCGTCCCGCCGTatcatccacatccacatcgatgtcatcctcctcctcggcctCGTCCTCCTCGTTGGTGGTGTGCGTCTGGTTGTGGAAACTCAGATCGCCAATGACGGAGTCGCTCTCCTCCTCCTTAATGGTCAGCGGCGTGGTGGAGCAGGAGGCTGGCGAGCCGCTCCCACTGAGCCGCTGCTGCAGTGCCGCATGGGCATGGGCGGCGTGGGCCGCtgcagcggctgctgctgcggctgcggctgctgcagctgccgcaTCAAAGGCCACCGCCGGATGGTGGAACACGCCGGCGGCCAGTTGCTGTTGATGcaactgctgcagctgctgtaGTTGGTGTAGGTGCtgcatttgttgctgctgttgctgctgctgctggtgttgctggtgcATTTGCTGCATTTGGTGAGCGGAGATCGTAACGGGACTGGGCGCTGACTGTGGACTGCAGCGATCCTCCAATGCCATCTGAGGTCTCTAGCTCGGACTCTAAACACACACAAGACACTTGTCACTTGAGCACTTTGCTTCAGATTCGCTTTCGTatgtttggttttggtttggtttcggatttggatttggtttTGCTTTTTCCTGTTCCGACACGCACGTCTGTTCACGTCCAGCGCAACGACTGAATTAGTTGGGAATCCCAGCGCAGCGACTTGGTTGAGTCGGGGAGAGTTGACGAAGCAGCGGCGACGACGCGAGAGCCGATTGAACTGTCATGCGGGAAAGAGAGAGCTCTGGCAGGCAAGCGAGAGCTGCGGCTTGGGGTGTGTGCTAGAAAGTGAGGGTAATACACACGCtctgtgcttgtgtgtgtttgtgtgagtgACAGACAGGCAGCTGTGACAGTGACGAAGATGAGAGTCGAAGAGTCGAAGACTTCCACTGATCGATTTTTGCTCTCTCACG includes:
- the en gene encoding segmentation polarity homeobox protein engrailed: MALEDRCSPQSAPSPVTISAHQMQQMHQQHQQQQQQQQQMQHLHQLQQLQQLHQQQLAAGVFHHPAVAFDAAAAAAAAAAAAAAAAHAAHAHAALQQRLSGSGSPASCSTTPLTIKEEESDSVIGDLSFHNQTHTTNEEDEAEEEDDIDVDVDDTAGRLPPPAHQQQSTAKPSLAFSISNILSDRFGDGQKTSPGKQENQAGIFRPFEPASRSQTATPSAFTRVDLLEFSRQQQAAAAAATAAMMLERANFLNCFNPAAYPRIHEEIVQSRLRRNAANSVIPPPMGSKMSDSNPEKSALGSLCKAVSQIGQPAAPTMTQVPLSSSASSLASPPPASNASTISSTSSTATSSSSSSSSGCSSAASSLNSSPSSRLGVNGSAANASSPQPQPIPPPSAVSRDSGMESSDDTRSETGSTTTEGGKNEMWPAWVYCTRYSDRPSSGPRYRRPKQPKDKTNDEKRPRTAFSSEQLARLKREFNENRYLTERRRQQLSSELGLNEAQIKIWFQNKRAKIKKSTGSKNPLALQLMAQGLYNHTTVPLTKEEEELEMRMNGQIP